A window from Deltaproteobacteria bacterium encodes these proteins:
- a CDS encoding mannose-6-phosphate isomerase, with product IRLKKGDSIDIPRGGVHRIENTTTENMAFIEVQMGDYFGEDDIVRIEDDFGRT from the coding sequence GATCCGGCTCAAAAAAGGCGATTCCATAGACATCCCAAGGGGGGGGGTCCATCGCATTGAGAATACGACAACGGAAAACATGGCCTTTATCGAGGTACAAATGGGAGACTATTTCGGCGAGGATGATATTGTAAGGATTGAGGATGACTTCGGTCGAACGTAG